The Micropterus dolomieu isolate WLL.071019.BEF.003 ecotype Adirondacks linkage group LG22, ASM2129224v1, whole genome shotgun sequence genome contains a region encoding:
- the zgc:77752 gene encoding protein tyrosine phosphatase domain-containing protein 1 has protein sequence MMPTMSSHIPVPQPSYTQARENLVKAIPPKLLCLLGCGGIDCRYEGPECWNLNQQVIRGLFSSWVTDDIIAMTRPSNHLIEKYNIIEQFHRLNIRSIINMQVHGEHAHCGPPLDPESGFTYSPQIFMENDIYFYNFGMPDFGVSSLVGIIDGVKVLAFAVKEGRVAVHCHAGLGRTGVLIACYLIYTLRISPSEAVHYVRVKRPRSIQTRAQISQVFDFARLLGTQLVQYPDLSLRHGTPFTLQHYLNRQTLLLHGQEARTLRHTPKVVYLLCMRLSCLALGLPAPPEVHDELEKRSALRTLSTTVRETLVAKHYLPLLREGRKGSWVGSGSVSSWEEPLGFLERKREVLLDKRSYSDSDLSKITVNDLEFSPYCTPAVGNERNWCVQDLMRPDLRPVSSILATLSPGHQTTKNEYYTFNIPISGMRTGNNRAKRFKCPAKKPLPKYSSNIELCRNPHNPGPTSVARAVAKAMADQGPPGETILQRSALLQEELNSSECGWALLVTESDPHVLSCLLWTWLDKLREPVLSVEDVDRLSCGANSRMPLSVLRKPQRHTIYCLLRCVSTVTSLCPHREDAVLQRLMQKLTRCPQEEMGSLAALMKVLKTSLREVFHNYRYLSRSCSTNATL, from the exons ATGATGCCGACCATGAGCTCGCACATACCGGTACCTCAGCCTTCATACACCCAGGCCAGGGAGAACCTGGTGAAGGCTATCCCACCCAAGCTCCTCTGTTTGCTGGGCTGTGGAGGAATAGACTGCCGCTATGAAGGACCAGAGTGCTGGAATCTAAATCAACAGGTCATTCGTGGTCTTTTCTCCTCCTG GGTGACAGATGACATTATTGCCATGACACGACCATCCAATCATCTGATTGAGAAGTACAACATCATAGAACAGTTTCACAG GTTGAACATCAGATCTATCATCAACATGCAGGTGCACGGAGAGCATGCTCACTGTGGACCACCCCTAGACCCTGAGAGTGGTTTCACATACTCTCCGCAGATCTTCATGGAAAATGACA tCTACTTTTACAACTTTGGGATGCCAGATTTCGGTGTGTCGTCTCTCGTCGGTATAATTGATGGGGTGAAGGTTTTGGCCTTTGcagtgaaggaaggaagagtgGCTGTGCACTGCCACGCAGGCCTCGGCAGGACAG GTGTCCTGATAGCCTGTTACTTGATCTACACCCTGCGCATCAGCCCAAGTGAGGCCGTCCACTATGTGCGCGTTAAACGGCCTCGCTCTATTCAAACCCGGGCACAGATCAGCCAGGTGTTTGACTTTGCTCGCCTGCTTGGTACACAGCTGGTCCAATACCCAGACCTCAGCCTGCGGCATGGAACCCCTTTTACCCTGCAGCACTACCTTAACCGACAGACTCTACTGCTGCATGGCCAGGAGGCACGCACCCTCAGACATACACCCAAG GTGGTGTACCTTCTGTGTATGCGTCTCTCCTGCTTAGCCCTGGGCCTCCCTGCTCCTCCAGAGGTCCACGATGAACTGGAGAAGAGGTCAGCACTGAGGACCCTGAGCACAACTGTGAGGGAGACCCTGGTGGCCAAACACTACTTGCCCCTACTAAGAGAGGGTCGTAAGGGCTCGTGGGTAGGCTCGGGGTCAGTATCCTCCTGGGAAGAGCCACTGGGATTtttggagaggaagagagaggtgCTGCTGGACAAACGCAGCTACAGCGACTCTGACCTCAGCAAGATCACAGTAAAT gatctggagttCAGTCCATACTGCACCCCAGCAGTTGGAAATGAGAGAAACTGGTGTGTACAGGATCTGATGCGACCTGATCTGAGGCCAGTCAGTTCAATCCTTGCCACACTTTCACCAGGCCACCAGACCACCAAAAACGAATATTATACATTCAACATCCCAATATCTGGCATGAGGACAGGCAACAACCGTGCAAAGAGGTTCAAGTGCCCAGCTAAAAAGCCACTTCCCAAATACAGCTCCAACATTGAG TTGTGCAGAAATCCACATAATCCAGGCCCAACCTCAGTCGCCCGTGCTGTTGCTAAGGCAATGGCAGACCAAGGTCCTCCAGGAGAAACCATTCTGCAAAGGTCGGCACTGCTGCAG GAGGAGCTGAACAGTAGCGAGTGTGGCTGGGCTCTGCTGGTCACAGAGTCAGATCCTCATGTCCTCAGTTGTCTGTTGTGGACCTGGCTGGACAAGTTAAGG GAGCCTGTTCTGAGTGTAGAGGATGTAGACAGGTTGAGTTGTGGAGCAAACAGCAGGATGCCTCTCAGTGTGCTCAGGAAG CCACAGAGACACACCATCTATTGTCTGCTAAGATGTGTGAGTACGGTGACTAGCCTGTGTCCGCACAGAGAGGACGCAGTGCTGCAACGACTGATGCAGAAGCTTACAAGG TGCCCCCAAGAGGAAATGGGAAGCCTTGCAGCTTTGATGAAGGTCCTGAAAACTAGTTTAAGAGAAGTCTTTCACAACTACAGATACCTCTCGAGGTCCTGCAGCACCAATGCTACACTTTGA